In Podospora pseudopauciseta strain CBS 411.78 chromosome 2 map unlocalized CBS411.78m_2, whole genome shotgun sequence, the genomic stretch TGGTCGAGGATGCTATAgaaccaaaaccaaagaaGCCAGGGACCGTGTTCGTCTCAACTCTCAAACAGCAGTCACAgtcggtggtggaagagtGGGAAGATGGGCGTTCGCAGCGAAGCAACCAGGGCAGGATGCAGGTCGCAAGTACGTGTGGGCGGGCGGACGGTGCGGTGCTGTAGTGCGGAGCCGGTTCGGATCGTCAGGCTAGGTATCGTGGAACCCAGGCTGTCGGCGCGCCTGGCCAAGGAAGCAGACGACAGGCAGAAAGTCAacctggaggaggaggaacagaTAGACGCCCACTGATGTGAATGGAGGTTGCTGGATCGTGGGGAAATGTGGGAATGAGTGCAGTAGCCGGTACCTTAACTGCCTTGACTGCTGCAGGACAGAGCAAGGGGAGGTTCAGAGGGGAACCAAATCGAAGCCACTCACCCACTGTGGTGCAAAAGGCCAAGCGCGCGAACTGACGGTTACCCACCACGGCCCTGTTCCGACTCCCGATCCCCGACTCGACTGTCCACTCAGCTAGCGTTTTCAATTAATTGAGCCCAGCACACGTCACTGCTTCTGGCCAGGACCAGGACGCGCTGCTCGACACGCGACGCGATTTGACGCTTtcgttcttttctttctctcttagAGAGTCCTATGTAGTGATGATCATGATTGCCTTTTCAGGGGAGATGTCCCCAATGTAAACAATCAACAAAACCACTCCAATAGAGCAGCAACCATTGGAACGCTTTGCCTTGCTTTGTTATCAAATCTCCAGGCCGCCTCCTTAAACGCGGGGTCAAGGTTCAGTTTGTTTGGTTCCCCTCATCGGCCCAGAGCATTGGATGGAGGATCCAGCCACACGCCTTCTTGCTGCATATCTGCCTGCCAAGCGCCTTTCAACACAGGTACCTTAACTTTGACACGAGGTAGGCAGGTCTAGAAAGGTATAAATGAGGCTCCGATTCCATCATCTCTTGACCTCAACCGCCATTTGCTCTAAAATAAGCGCCGGCATAAGCGCACCTGAACAGAGGCCTACTCCCTGAATGGCATGACCTTCAACCAAAACATACTTCAAGACTGAAACCTTTCACTCCAATTTAcctgaccttgaccttgtcgCATTCAATTCAAAAACCAAGAAGCATCAAGTCGCGTGTGGAAGATGACCTCATCTGGAGATTCCAACTCCACCATCAGCAGGCACAGTAGACAGAGCTCCGCGCTTATTATGTAAGACAAGCTCGGTAGCTCGGTtccctgctgctgcgttTGACTGGCCGCCCGGCAGCTGGCCGGCAACCACCGGCCCAATCACCGGGACTGGCTTCCGACAATCGCAGTGGTACTCCGTCCCGTCTCTTTATCGGTAGGTAGCGTCATTCGATTTATCTCTGGGTTCTCGACAACCTCACTCACCCTTCGCTTCATTCCAGCTGTACAACTCAAAATGGCCTCCATTGCCCGGTGCCTAAGGGCTGCCCGCCCATCAGCCTTCGCTGTCGTGAGGAGCTCTGCTTCCCGCACCGTTGCTGCCCGCCCATTTTCCGTCACCGCATCCAGTGAGAgaacccctccaaaacctcggCCCTGAGTTTGCGACGGGCCTTACTAACCACCAGACCCCCTCTAGACGAGATCAGGAAATACACCAAGGAGCACGAATGGATTGACCTCGCCGCCGACAAGAAGACCGGCGTCATCGGCATCAGCGAGTACGCCGCCAAGGCCCTCGGTGACCTCGTCTACGTCGAGCTCCCAGAGGAGGGCCGGACCGTCAACAAGGGCGACGCTATCGGTGCCGTCGAGTCGGTCAAGAGTGCCGCCGACATCAACGCCCCCGTGAGCTGCAAGATCACCCAGATCAACCTCGTGCTCGAGGAGAAGCCTGGCAACCTCAACCAGGTCCCTGAGGATGACTCccacggcggcggctggATCGCCAAGGTCCAGGTTGACGAGCAGGGCCTCCAGGACTTTGAGACCCTGATGGACTCTGAGCAGTACAACGAGTTTACTGCCAACGAGGACCACTAAGCAGAGACATGGCctgaagaaggggagagagagacgcTGAGAGGGGCGGCAGGCCTGGCAGCGAGGAGCTCTCAGGGGTGTACGGTAaattggtttttttttcaaatTCCGGACAGTTCAACCTGATAGATACACAAGGGGCCCAAAGAAAGGATCTGTACCATACGGGACATGGGAAATACCGGGGCAAAAGGGTGTTTTGATTTTCATGGGTGCGCATCTCGACTTTGATGACAAGAGGATTCACGACAGAGAAGAGTCAGCATTGCAATGGCGCAAACATTGTGCCATTTCAGATACCCGTCGAGGGCCGGGCAGAGAGCACTCAACGGCTGATGATAGAAACCAAGCATGATCCGACAGTTGGAGTGGAAACACCGTGAGATTTATCATTGTGAAGCATGAGCAAGCCCTGTCGCTATTCTATTTTTTGATCCGCCCAAAAACACAACCCATCACGACGAGCACCTAAGCATCGCTGACCTTGAGCGCACCCGGCGCCGATTCACGAAGCTTGTTGATAGCATCAAGAATCTCCTGAGCACCCTCCCTGGCCAGCTTCTCAGCCAAGCTCTTCCCAAgagcctcggcctcctccaaatTCGCAATCTTCTCTgtcctctccccatccacaGCCTTTTTGCCATCCAGACTGACAACCGCAACCTTCAACCTCAGCTTtttctccccctcatcctcaacccaCTTCGTCTCAACCCCAATCGGCACCGAGCACCCGCCCTCCAACGTCCTCATCACACTTCTCTCCGCAAAAGCTGCCATCATAGTATCCTCATCCACCGCAGCTTTGATCAACTTGGCAATcttctcatccccctccctaatctccaaccccaacgcccCCTGGCCCACAGCAtgcaacaacccccctccctccgtcGAGCTCTCCAGATACTGCCCAATCCTCTCATCataccccaacctcaacaaccccgccgccgccaaaatAATAGCATCATACCCcccattctcatcatcacacTTTGCCAACCTAGTATCAATGTTCCCCCTCACATCCCTAAAAACCAACCCCTTATAGCTCCTCTTGAGCTgcgccgccctcctcacacTGCTAgtccccaccaccgacccCTCAGGAAGGTCCTTCAGCGCCTTATATTCCCCCCCCTGACGCCTCGGaaaaacaaccacatccctcgcatcctccctctgcgTAACCGCCCCGAGAACACACCCCTCCGGCAGGCTCGTCGGCATGTCCTTGAGCGAGTGCACAATAACATCCACCTCCTTGTTCACCAGCTTCGCCTCCAATTCACTAGTCCATAACCCCTTCCCCAGCGACGGCAAAGGGGTAGTCTTGTCCCTGTCCCCCATGGTAGCCATGGAGTGAACCTCAAACTTGACCGACGGACCGGCCGCCTTTGAGAGCGCGGCGATGACGAGGTCGGTCTGGGCCAGCGCGAGGGCCGAGCGGCGGGTGCCGATTTTGACGGTGTATTCTTCGGTCATTGTTGTTTCGTTTCTCGTTACTATCGtgtgttgctgctggcttTGTGAAATTCGAAAAAAGGAATTTGACTTTCGAGGACCCCGGATTTTTCTCGTGTTTCAATCCCGCTCAAAGACGACAGCTGTACTTTCTTGACAAAACCGGCGCAATGGGCGAATGCAGATGCAAGCAAATTaaccagcagcaggagaagaaagCGTCCGATGAATCACACCCCGCTTCGGCCGAGGGACAAGTTGACTTGCAGGAAGTTTTGGAGTCGCTACAGCGGGGTAGATTTGTCAATTGTTGACAGGAGTCCGCTGTTTGAAACCGCTGCGGGGGTGGGGTCATTGCCTCATAGtgccccctcaacaccaagcaaGACACCTTCCTCTCACCCAGACAAGCATCACAAAAGGCGTCACCCAAACCCAGAAGCAAAAGATATCTGTAATCACAAACACTACAATTCTATCCCTACTCGTCCATTGCTAGGATTTCATTAGCGATTACCACATCATCCGTCTCATCCAGCCAAAGCTTGTCTCTAGgattcatcatcatcatcccacctctttcctcccccaTTCCCCTTTTTTCCACGACTTTACTTCCCATTTCCATTCTCCTTCCGATTACTCCCCCGACTGCTCCCCCGAATAGTCTTCCTATCATCCTCCAAAAAGTGCTCCAACAACTGATGCGCCCTCTGGCCCACTTTGGCATCCTCCGCCAGCAAATGCTCCggcgccctcctcttcccaggggcaggagaagcaaccctctcatcctccccaatcatatgctccttcaccctcaactTATCAGCCCAACTCTCCATAACCCGCACATCATGCCCCATCTCGTGCCCCCTCACTGGAGAAGGCGCAGGACTCTTGACCTGCAGATCGGCACGTAAATCATGCTGTTGATACTCCCGCCCCGGGCTCGGTGTCAAAACCTTCCGATCCTGACTCAGATCATGCTCGACATTCAGCCTCTGCAGCTCTGGCACAGGCACCTTCTCGTCAAGATGAATCCCATGAGCAAAAGCCCTCGAAGTCGGAGTCGGCACCCAGCTGTCTCTGGAAATGGTGTGCTCCCTGGCTTTGTGAACCGGTGAATCAACCCTCTGGTCCCCTCCAAGCCCATGCTCCTTCAGATCCAACCCCTTATCACCAACCTTGACATCCTCCTTCAAACCATGCTCTCCCTCTACCCTCTCAACCTcggccgcctcctccaaattAACATCAACAATCtcatcctccctcaaacTATGCCCTCTCGGCCTCTCCTCCCGTACCCCAACCTTAGGATCAAGACTAAAACTGTGCTCCCGAGCCCGAGCAGCAATCTCCTGAACCCTGATATCAGCCTCAATGAGATGATCCCTCGGATCAAATACCAACTGCACAACCTTCGGATCCTGCCCAGGAGAATGCCTCTGGACACTCTCCCTCCGATCTGGCACCCGAATGTCAATACTAAGACTGTGATTCCTCGACGAGTGATTACTATGAGGAACCTCAACATCAGCACTGATGCCATGATCCGTCACAGTagccctcctcaacctcgccggCGTCTCCGGTTCAGAAACAAACACCTCCCCGGCCTGAATCTGCACCACCCCCCGGTTAGGTGAGTTCCTGTCCATCCCCGCCAAAATATTCGTAGCCTGTTGAACCAGCTGTGTCGCCTGCTCGAGCCCCTCTTCCACCGGCAAAACAAtcacctttttcttctccccacAATTACCACAGACAGCATGACCCTTCCCAGGCAGCGTCgacccccccctcttccccctctttcccttcctccccttcttcgaCTCACAAGCACaaaacctctcccccttctcatccctccccttctgcaaccaaaaccccaactccccctcctcattctccccccctctacatctccccccctcctccgtaCTATCCCTCTCAGTTATTGGCGTCAAAGCCTCATTCCTCCTCGCAAACGGATCCAACGGACTCCCCACATTCGGAATCTCAGGCAACTGCTCCCTCGGAAAAAGcgccacctccctctgcccgttctcccccctctcttcaTCAACATGAGAATGAGAAGCACTCATCCTCGGCTCAGCCCTATACCCTTGCATAACCGGTGCCATGGTATACAAAGCTCTAAACCCCTCCGGCCCCTCCCCAATCGGCACCGGCCCAGTCTGCTGCATCATAATAACCCTatccctcagctcctccctcttcttgaCCTCCAACTCATTCCTGATCAGCGAGCACGGCTGGCAAAAGATGCCTTGGGCAATGTCGTCAGAGTATTTGCCTTGGATGCCGTAGGTTTTGCGGATGTGGTGGGTTTGTTTGCCTACGTAGACTCCGCTGCCGATGCCTTTTGTTCATTCATTAGTGGAAAAAATGACTGGTTGAGATAGGGGGGCTCACTGAGGGTGAAGGTGCAGAGGAGGCAGCAGTTCCAGCATTTCTCGTTGCAGCCTTTGTATTTCTTCATGTCGAGGGGGTCGTCATTGTGGGCTGCGCGGTTGAGGCGGTAGTTGTTTCTGCCGAACTGGTCAAAGCCGATGAAGCAGGAGCGGGGGCAGAGGCCGCCTTTGCCTGGTTCGCAGAGGCCGGCTTGCCaggtgttggttgggtggcggtggatggGGGTGTGGCAGTGGTGAGCCATGGTGGTTAAGACTGATTGTTAAAGGAAATGTTTGTCTTGGGAAttagaaaaagaaagatttGGTCGTAAAGAACTGTGGGGGGTAAATCTCTGTAATGATACcgtgggatggggaggttagGGGTGGATgtgatgataatgatgatgatgatggtgatggtggtgagacgactgtggtggttttgggagaacaagaagagaggagatGGCGTCCATTGCTGGGGAATTTTGATTGTCTGTTGGACTGTGCTGGGTTCCTTCCTAGCTACCTAGCTGGGAAAGAGTGGGTGAGGTGATGAAGGGCTCTTGCTGATGATATCTGTCGGTCTGTGAGTTCCACGGTGCCGACGGTGAGGTCATTGCGGATGTGGCAGGTGCTTGTCGAAGTGATGGCTCCGCCTTGCAAGAGTCTCCTACCTTGTTCTGACGTCTTTCTTTTTGATAGTGTCCTCAGCACCTGCAGGGACCGATTGGTTGCTTCCAGACTGCTGGTAACTTCAAAGTTGTCAGGGAAGTTGCGGGTAGATTCAAGGTATAAGGAAGCAGGAGTCTGATATTGAACGCTGGCTATGCTATTGAAAGTCTGAGCTGCCTTGAGAAGGCAGCTTGTCATTAAGCTTCTGAGCTTGCTATTGTCACCATCAGCCCAAGTCCAATATCCCAAAATGATCCAACTTACACTTCAGGTCGAGTCATCATCTCTCACCACTGCTCTCACTGTTGATCTTGCCCGAGGCCTTCTTCAATTCACTCTCCCGGGCGTACTCCGCCAATACTTGATCCGCATAGTCGTCTGGCTTCAAAAGGACCAAAGTGACAGGCAGGAGTATTGTAAGTTCTCCAAGCCGCCTGAACGAGGAGCGAGCGTGTCCACATCGTGGGTGTGTTGGGAAACTTCAGATGAAAGCTATGCCAGAGCAAAAGCAGCGTCTCCCCTCGCCAGCAGCTCGCCAATTGAGTGACCAATTGAATGCCCAACCAGAGGGTCGCCTTCAACCCTCCCTTGCAATCATCTGCGGTGGCCCAAGCCTTCCAATGGATTCTGATCTATGACTATTTCCCAACCGCACCTCAGGAATAATTGAACGACGAATCAGCCAAGACCCTAAGGCCGCCTCGGGGAAAGCTCCAAGCGGGGACAGTGGGTCCCGGCACTGTTTGACGTCTTTTATACAGGGGGGTTCATTGCTGGCCATGGTGGAGCTGGCAATTGAGGTTCTCGATGATAGGTACTTGGCATCTACTCAAGAGAAGCTCATTGTTGGTAGATAGCTAATTGGTCTGCGAGGCGATGTGTCTGATAGACTGCCAAGTAACTTTCCTTGTCTAATAGCCGTGATTTTATGTGTACTAGCTGAGGTTTTACGTTTCTGACCTGCTACACTTGCTCGGTGACAAGCTTTGAACCCCTTCAACTATCTATCCTATGAAATGCACCATCATGTCTTGAGCCCCAAGTTCCCAACAGCCACATCTGGAGAGGCTTGCTTGTTATAGCTTGTcgttgttttctttttgaagGCCTGCCAAGCAGCATGGTTGGGTGGGGCTCTCTGAACCCCGCGATAAGTAACTTGACCCCACCACCAATCAAGCATgacgcctcctcctccataaCATCGAAGCTGCCTAATCAAGACTTTCCCAAGCTTCCTGTCTGTAAAGCTTCCATTGCATGGGAAGTGGCGCTCTAAAATTTAACGTTGATTGTGACCGCCTCAGTTTTGTCATAAAGCTCGCCTTCGTTTTTTTTCCTCACAGATTTGTCAGTTCCTGGCCTctatctcttcttcctccttccaccACAGCTAACTCCGAGAAGCCATCTCGCATCAATACTGCATCACAACCGCCATACTATAGCAAGTCACCATGGCGAGCACAATCCCCACGAACCCGAGCCCTCAGACGCTCAATATTCTTCTCCAGAAGATCGGTGATCCCGACCCAGATTTCCGGTTCATGGCACTGAACGACATCCTGACCGTTTTCAACATTGCGCGGACCGACTTTTTGACCCACGACTATAACACATCGGCGCGGACAGTCGACGCTATCGTGAAAGCACTGGATGATACCAATGGGGAGGTCCAGGGCCAGGCCATCAAATGTATCGGCCCTATGGTGCAGAAAATCACAGACCAGCTCTACATTCCCATGATGGAGAAGCTGGCAACCCTGAAGCTCAAAAACTCACAGGACACCTCGATCCCATCTCTTGCCATGCGGGCAATGGTGGccgccctcccccgcccAGTACCTGGCGTGTCCAACAACCAGGTGCTCGAAGCCTATTCGGCTATCAGTAAGGCTTTGATCCCAAGGCTCATTGGCCGCAGTGGTTCTACGCCAGGGCTGTTGGCCACCGAAAACGAATCTTCCGACTACGTTGACGTTCTGATCGAGGTTGTCAAGTCTTTCGGACCCATGCTTCAGATTTACGAAATTGAAGTTATTCACAACTCGATCGTTACCCTCATGGAGAATGAAAAGGGCAATTCTGTGCTTAAGAagcgggcggtggtggccatTTCTATGCTCGCCCACTACCTAGCGGACGACCATCTAGCACAATTTATCAAACGCGCCATTCATGTTCTCAACCATCCTAGCCTGACGGGAGTCACCCGTCGTCTCTACATCACGGTTCTCGGCTCCATGGCTCGCTCAGTACCTCAGCGGCTTGGGAAACACCTTCCAGAACTGGCACCAATCCTTCTTCGTGCTTTGAGTGAGGAAGAATTGG encodes the following:
- the GCV3 gene encoding glycine cleavage system H-protein subunit (BUSCO:EOG09264SUZ; COG:E; EggNog:ENOG503P4M7), which translates into the protein MASIARCLRAARPSAFAVVRSSASRTVAARPFSVTASNEIRKYTKEHEWIDLAADKKTGVIGISEYAAKALGDLVYVELPEEGRTVNKGDAIGAVESVKSAADINAPVSCKITQINLVLEEKPGNLNQVPEDDSHGGGWIAKVQVDEQGLQDFETLMDSEQYNEFTANEDH
- the HEM3_1 gene encoding porphobilinogen deaminase (EggNog:ENOG503NU7D; BUSCO:EOG09262YP5; COG:H) — translated: MTEEYTVKIGTRRSALALAQTDLVIAALSKAAGPSVKFEVHSMATMGDRDKTTPLPSLGKGLWTSELEAKLVNKEVDVIVHSLKDMPTSLPEGCVLGAVTQREDARDVVVFPRRQGGEYKALKDLPEGSVVGTSSVRRAAQLKRSYKGLVFRDVRGNIDTRLAKCDDENGGYDAIILAAAGLLRLGYDERIGQYLESSTEGGGLLHAVGQGALGLEIREGDEKIAKLIKAAVDEDTMMAAFAERSVMRTLEGGCSVPIGVETKWVEDEGEKKLRLKVAVVSLDGKKAVDGERTEKIANLEEAEALGKSLAEKLAREGAQEILDAINKLRESAPGALKVSDA
- the HEM3_2 gene encoding porphobilinogen deaminase (EggNog:ENOG50KOG2892; COG:H), yielding MAHHCHTPIHRHPTNTWQAGLCEPGKGGLCPRSCFIGFDQFGRNNYRLNRAAHNDDPLDMKKYKGCNEKCWNCCLLCTFTLSIGSGVYVGKQTHHIRKTYGIQGKYSDDIAQGIFCQPCSLIRNELEVKKREELRDRVIMMQQTGPVPIGEGPEGFRALYTMAPVMQGYRAEPRMSASHSHVDEERGENGQREVALFPREQLPEIPNVGSPLDPFARRNEALTPITERDSTEEGGRCRGGENEEGELGFWLQKGRDEKGERFCACESKKGRKGKRGKRGGSTLPGKGHAVCGNCGEKKKVIVLPVEEGLEQATQLVQQATNILAGMDRNSPNRGVVQIQAGEVFVSEPETPARLRRATVTDHGISADVEVPHSNHSSRNHSLSIDIRVPDRRESVQRHSPGQDPKVVQLVFDPRDHLIEADIRVQEIAARAREHSFSLDPKVGVREERPRGHSLREDEIVDVNLEEAAEVERVEGEHGLKEDVKVGDKGLDLKEHGLGGDQRVDSPVHKAREHTISRDSWVPTPTSRAFAHGIHLDEKVPVPELQRLNVEHDLSQDRKVLTPSPGREYQQHDLRADLQVKSPAPSPVRGHEMGHDVRVMESWADKLRVKEHMIGEDERVASPAPGKRRAPEHLLAEDAKVGQRAHQLLEHFLEDDRKTIRGSSRGSNRKENGNGK